A single genomic interval of Arachis duranensis cultivar V14167 chromosome 7, aradu.V14167.gnm2.J7QH, whole genome shotgun sequence harbors:
- the LOC107496341 gene encoding uncharacterized protein LOC107496341 isoform X1 → MDLEVVGRHAMFFDDDAMAAFANSPEALVDWNSLSIDRYDVRHLLSGPLPPRPKRRPPPPSLEADLDYERYLDLPSSSSEDQDQAPDADLEAGNSAGFHAVAFSYENPNESAVIKDDDTETGFHPQFPVPENLLNNLPPNEKVHQIISRTAMFVSKHGSQSEIVLRVKQGDNPTFGFLMPDHRLHSYFRYLVDHQELLTIDNNGNSSMDKNRSQGLDQTGGALSLLGSVYGSGEDEEGTNENTQEVERKVCEDSVGAANNASMETEQAESSSDAAKKDGSISKNPVSSLKEKVPVIKRNHSISNVKAVAASKEKTSDASDSVTNAADKSHTPVPNTTKISLPIVEPPSDLKRAIEKIAEFIVNNGKQFEAVLAEQDRAHGRFPFLVPSNRYHTYYLKVLQTTEESKLSGKVSQKQNSAGRAGERNTVREESDKHSCGSLGSDLPCDKDRKEKFKMIVGSKSKKDDQDQIPQDNQSQNVVSVNATAAAAILQAATRGIKKPNLELFSKTSSGNGQGLGSDGGHLSSTGSLYSSQLQRLVESSNLKVDISGSARAIAETVAIAAAREADSSEAHMTKEEKLKADRLKRAKMFAAMLKNGVAPVKSETTRGLSVDPPGSGLSGSDAEAGSLVGKEREGSSVPFDVDNSDRSQKSEEKHSVDNSDTSHKSKEKLAVDNNEQQKSKRKYRSRSGKQEVEEEEEEEEEENTEDKRDHKQSRKKHRSHRSSHSSHDRHKHKHKRKHSSSKDRYSHKRHKDDSSSDEEDHHSRHHHKKDSSDDDKYRSSRQRHKENNTSDNEHRRSRHRNKHYSSSDDDEQRHRSRNVKHRSRYHAEKERDLEEGEIVAKSDKSKAKEVGSDSREASVARVPSQSPETTEVSDELRAKIRAMLMANL, encoded by the exons ATGGATCTGGAAGTAGTTGGCCGCCACGCCATGTTCTTCGACGACGACGCCATGGCGGCGTTTGCCAACTCGCCGGAGGCTCTGGTTGACTGGAACTCTCTCTCCATCGATCGCTACGACGTCCGCCACCTCCTCTCCGGTCCTCTTCCGCCGCGCCCCAAGCGCCGCCCTCCTCCGCCGTCTCTCGAAGCTGACCTCGATTACGAACGCTACCTCGATCTCCCTTCGTCTTCCTCCGAAGATCAAGATCAAGCGCCAg ATGCTGATTTAGAAGCTGGGAATTCAGCTGGCTTTCATGCTGTTGCATTTTCATATGAGAATCCCAACGAGTCCGCTGTGATAAAGGACGATGACACTGAGACTGGTTTTCATCCTCAATTCCCAGTGCCAGAGAACTTGCTCAATAACCTG CCTCCAAATGAGAAGGTCCATCAGATTATTTCAAGGACTGCAATGTTTGTCAGCAAACATGGAAGCCAGTCAGAGATTGTTCTTCGAGTGAAACAAGGAGATAATCCTACATTTGGGTTCCTCATGCCTGATCATCGTCTTCATTCATACTTTAGGTATCTTGTTGATCATCAAGAACTTCTGACAATTGACAATAATGGAAATTCATCTATGGACAAGAATAGAAGTCAGGGTCTTGATCAAACAGGTGGTGCATTATCCTTGCTTGGATCTGTATATGGATCTGGAGAGGATGAGGAGGGTACAAACGAGAATACTCAGGAAGTAGAGAGAAAGGTGTGTGAGGATTCTGTTGGTGCTGCTAATAATGCTTCCATGGAAACAGAGCAAGCAGAATCTTCTTCAGATGCAGCAAAGAAGGATGGAAGCATCTCTAAAAATCCAGTATCCTCTTTGAAAGAAAAAGTTCCCGTCATAAAGCGCAATCATTCTATCAGCAATGTCAAGGCAGTAGCTGCATCTAAGGAAAAGACAAGTGATGCCTCAGATTCAGTGACTAATGCAGCGGACAAGTCACATACTCCTGTTCCTAATACAACTAAGATTAGTCTCCCTATCGTGGAACCACCATCTGACTTAAAGAGAGCTATTGAGAAGATAGCTGAGTTCATCGTAAATAATGGCAAACAGTTTGAGGCCGTTCTTGCTGAACAGGACCGTGCTCATGGAAGGTTCCCATTCCTTGTGCCGTCAAATCGATATCATACATACTATTTGAAAGTTCTTCAAACTACTGAAGAG TCTAAGTTATCAGGCAAGGTCTCCCAAAAGCAGAATTCAGCAGGTCGTGCAGGTGAAAGAAACACTGTACGCGAAGAAAGTGATAAACATTCATGTGGATCCCTGGGTTCTGATCTACCATGTGATAAGGACCGGAAGGAGAAGTTCAAGATGATTGTTGGCAGCAAGTCAAAGAAGGATGATCAAGATCAGATTCCTCAAGACAATCAGTCTCAAAATGTAGTAAGCGTGAATgcaacagcagcagcagctATTCTTCAGGCTGCCACTAGGGGTATTAAAAAACCAAATTTAGAACTCTTCAGCAAGACATCAAGCGGTAATGGCCAAGGTCTTGGAAGTGATGGTGGCCATTTGTCCAGCACTGGGAGCTTGTATTCATCTCAACTCCAGCGATTGGTTGAAAGTTCAAATCTGAAGGTAGACATAAGTGGTTCTGCCCGGGCTATTGCTGAAACAGTAGCTATTGCAGCAGCGCGGGAGGCGGACTCCTCTGAAGCACATATGACCAAAGAGGAGAAGCTGAAGGCTGATAGATTGAAACGAGCAAAAATGTTTGCAGCCATGTTAAAAAATGGAGTTGCTCCAGTTAAAAGTGAGACCACTCGGGGGTTATCAGTTGATCCCCCAGGCTCTGGACTTTCAGGTTCTGATGCTGAGGCTGGGAGTCTTGTGGGTAAAGAAAGGGAAGGAAGTTCTGTTCCATTTGATGTTGATAATTCAGATAGAAGTCAAAAGTCTGAGGAGAAGCATTCTGTTGATAATTCTGATACAAGTCACAAGTCCAAGGAAAAACTCGCCGTTGATAATAACGAGCAGCAGAAATCCAAACGGAAGTACCGGTCAAGATCTGGAAAACAGGAagtggaggaggaggaggaggaggaggaggaagaaaacACAGAAGACAAAAGGGATCACAAACAATCGAGAAAAAAGCATCGATCTCATCGATCTTCACACAGCAGCCACGACAGGCACAAGCACAAGCACAAGAGAAAACATTCCTCCTCCAAAGACAGGTATTCCCACAAAAGGCATAAGGATGACAGCTCCTCCGACGAAGAGGATCACCACTCGAGGCATCATCATAAAAAAGATAGCTCCGATGATGATAAGTATCGTTCGTCCCGGCAACGGCACAAAGAGAATAACACGTCAGACAACGAACATAGACGTTCTCGGCATCGGAATAAGCATTACAGTTCATCAGACGATGATGAGCAAAGGCATAGAAGCAGAAATGTAAAGCATAGGAGCAGATATCATGCAGAAAAGGAAAGGGACCTTGAGGAAGGGGAGATAGTAGCGAAATCAGACAAGTCAAAAGCCAAAGAGGTTGGAAGTGATAGCAGGGAGGCTTCTGTTGCAAGGGTACCATCCCAATCTCCAGAAACAACTGAGGTCTCTGATGAGCTTAGAGCCAAAATAagagccatgttgatggccAACTTGTAA
- the LOC107496341 gene encoding uncharacterized protein LOC107496341 isoform X2, producing MECYLLRFLCPNTNADLEAGNSAGFHAVAFSYENPNESAVIKDDDTETGFHPQFPVPENLLNNLPPNEKVHQIISRTAMFVSKHGSQSEIVLRVKQGDNPTFGFLMPDHRLHSYFRYLVDHQELLTIDNNGNSSMDKNRSQGLDQTGGALSLLGSVYGSGEDEEGTNENTQEVERKVCEDSVGAANNASMETEQAESSSDAAKKDGSISKNPVSSLKEKVPVIKRNHSISNVKAVAASKEKTSDASDSVTNAADKSHTPVPNTTKISLPIVEPPSDLKRAIEKIAEFIVNNGKQFEAVLAEQDRAHGRFPFLVPSNRYHTYYLKVLQTTEESKLSGKVSQKQNSAGRAGERNTVREESDKHSCGSLGSDLPCDKDRKEKFKMIVGSKSKKDDQDQIPQDNQSQNVVSVNATAAAAILQAATRGIKKPNLELFSKTSSGNGQGLGSDGGHLSSTGSLYSSQLQRLVESSNLKVDISGSARAIAETVAIAAAREADSSEAHMTKEEKLKADRLKRAKMFAAMLKNGVAPVKSETTRGLSVDPPGSGLSGSDAEAGSLVGKEREGSSVPFDVDNSDRSQKSEEKHSVDNSDTSHKSKEKLAVDNNEQQKSKRKYRSRSGKQEVEEEEEEEEEENTEDKRDHKQSRKKHRSHRSSHSSHDRHKHKHKRKHSSSKDRYSHKRHKDDSSSDEEDHHSRHHHKKDSSDDDKYRSSRQRHKENNTSDNEHRRSRHRNKHYSSSDDDEQRHRSRNVKHRSRYHAEKERDLEEGEIVAKSDKSKAKEVGSDSREASVARVPSQSPETTEVSDELRAKIRAMLMANL from the exons ATGGAATGTTATTTGCTACGGTTCCTGTGTCCGAATACAA ATGCTGATTTAGAAGCTGGGAATTCAGCTGGCTTTCATGCTGTTGCATTTTCATATGAGAATCCCAACGAGTCCGCTGTGATAAAGGACGATGACACTGAGACTGGTTTTCATCCTCAATTCCCAGTGCCAGAGAACTTGCTCAATAACCTG CCTCCAAATGAGAAGGTCCATCAGATTATTTCAAGGACTGCAATGTTTGTCAGCAAACATGGAAGCCAGTCAGAGATTGTTCTTCGAGTGAAACAAGGAGATAATCCTACATTTGGGTTCCTCATGCCTGATCATCGTCTTCATTCATACTTTAGGTATCTTGTTGATCATCAAGAACTTCTGACAATTGACAATAATGGAAATTCATCTATGGACAAGAATAGAAGTCAGGGTCTTGATCAAACAGGTGGTGCATTATCCTTGCTTGGATCTGTATATGGATCTGGAGAGGATGAGGAGGGTACAAACGAGAATACTCAGGAAGTAGAGAGAAAGGTGTGTGAGGATTCTGTTGGTGCTGCTAATAATGCTTCCATGGAAACAGAGCAAGCAGAATCTTCTTCAGATGCAGCAAAGAAGGATGGAAGCATCTCTAAAAATCCAGTATCCTCTTTGAAAGAAAAAGTTCCCGTCATAAAGCGCAATCATTCTATCAGCAATGTCAAGGCAGTAGCTGCATCTAAGGAAAAGACAAGTGATGCCTCAGATTCAGTGACTAATGCAGCGGACAAGTCACATACTCCTGTTCCTAATACAACTAAGATTAGTCTCCCTATCGTGGAACCACCATCTGACTTAAAGAGAGCTATTGAGAAGATAGCTGAGTTCATCGTAAATAATGGCAAACAGTTTGAGGCCGTTCTTGCTGAACAGGACCGTGCTCATGGAAGGTTCCCATTCCTTGTGCCGTCAAATCGATATCATACATACTATTTGAAAGTTCTTCAAACTACTGAAGAG TCTAAGTTATCAGGCAAGGTCTCCCAAAAGCAGAATTCAGCAGGTCGTGCAGGTGAAAGAAACACTGTACGCGAAGAAAGTGATAAACATTCATGTGGATCCCTGGGTTCTGATCTACCATGTGATAAGGACCGGAAGGAGAAGTTCAAGATGATTGTTGGCAGCAAGTCAAAGAAGGATGATCAAGATCAGATTCCTCAAGACAATCAGTCTCAAAATGTAGTAAGCGTGAATgcaacagcagcagcagctATTCTTCAGGCTGCCACTAGGGGTATTAAAAAACCAAATTTAGAACTCTTCAGCAAGACATCAAGCGGTAATGGCCAAGGTCTTGGAAGTGATGGTGGCCATTTGTCCAGCACTGGGAGCTTGTATTCATCTCAACTCCAGCGATTGGTTGAAAGTTCAAATCTGAAGGTAGACATAAGTGGTTCTGCCCGGGCTATTGCTGAAACAGTAGCTATTGCAGCAGCGCGGGAGGCGGACTCCTCTGAAGCACATATGACCAAAGAGGAGAAGCTGAAGGCTGATAGATTGAAACGAGCAAAAATGTTTGCAGCCATGTTAAAAAATGGAGTTGCTCCAGTTAAAAGTGAGACCACTCGGGGGTTATCAGTTGATCCCCCAGGCTCTGGACTTTCAGGTTCTGATGCTGAGGCTGGGAGTCTTGTGGGTAAAGAAAGGGAAGGAAGTTCTGTTCCATTTGATGTTGATAATTCAGATAGAAGTCAAAAGTCTGAGGAGAAGCATTCTGTTGATAATTCTGATACAAGTCACAAGTCCAAGGAAAAACTCGCCGTTGATAATAACGAGCAGCAGAAATCCAAACGGAAGTACCGGTCAAGATCTGGAAAACAGGAagtggaggaggaggaggaggaggaggaggaagaaaacACAGAAGACAAAAGGGATCACAAACAATCGAGAAAAAAGCATCGATCTCATCGATCTTCACACAGCAGCCACGACAGGCACAAGCACAAGCACAAGAGAAAACATTCCTCCTCCAAAGACAGGTATTCCCACAAAAGGCATAAGGATGACAGCTCCTCCGACGAAGAGGATCACCACTCGAGGCATCATCATAAAAAAGATAGCTCCGATGATGATAAGTATCGTTCGTCCCGGCAACGGCACAAAGAGAATAACACGTCAGACAACGAACATAGACGTTCTCGGCATCGGAATAAGCATTACAGTTCATCAGACGATGATGAGCAAAGGCATAGAAGCAGAAATGTAAAGCATAGGAGCAGATATCATGCAGAAAAGGAAAGGGACCTTGAGGAAGGGGAGATAGTAGCGAAATCAGACAAGTCAAAAGCCAAAGAGGTTGGAAGTGATAGCAGGGAGGCTTCTGTTGCAAGGGTACCATCCCAATCTCCAGAAACAACTGAGGTCTCTGATGAGCTTAGAGCCAAAATAagagccatgttgatggccAACTTGTAA
- the LOC107496341 gene encoding uncharacterized protein LOC107496341 isoform X3: MNILFFSSFFPQPPNEKVHQIISRTAMFVSKHGSQSEIVLRVKQGDNPTFGFLMPDHRLHSYFRYLVDHQELLTIDNNGNSSMDKNRSQGLDQTGGALSLLGSVYGSGEDEEGTNENTQEVERKVCEDSVGAANNASMETEQAESSSDAAKKDGSISKNPVSSLKEKVPVIKRNHSISNVKAVAASKEKTSDASDSVTNAADKSHTPVPNTTKISLPIVEPPSDLKRAIEKIAEFIVNNGKQFEAVLAEQDRAHGRFPFLVPSNRYHTYYLKVLQTTEESKLSGKVSQKQNSAGRAGERNTVREESDKHSCGSLGSDLPCDKDRKEKFKMIVGSKSKKDDQDQIPQDNQSQNVVSVNATAAAAILQAATRGIKKPNLELFSKTSSGNGQGLGSDGGHLSSTGSLYSSQLQRLVESSNLKVDISGSARAIAETVAIAAAREADSSEAHMTKEEKLKADRLKRAKMFAAMLKNGVAPVKSETTRGLSVDPPGSGLSGSDAEAGSLVGKEREGSSVPFDVDNSDRSQKSEEKHSVDNSDTSHKSKEKLAVDNNEQQKSKRKYRSRSGKQEVEEEEEEEEEENTEDKRDHKQSRKKHRSHRSSHSSHDRHKHKHKRKHSSSKDRYSHKRHKDDSSSDEEDHHSRHHHKKDSSDDDKYRSSRQRHKENNTSDNEHRRSRHRNKHYSSSDDDEQRHRSRNVKHRSRYHAEKERDLEEGEIVAKSDKSKAKEVGSDSREASVARVPSQSPETTEVSDELRAKIRAMLMANL, from the exons atgaatattctttttttctcttcttttttccccCAGCCTCCAAATGAGAAGGTCCATCAGATTATTTCAAGGACTGCAATGTTTGTCAGCAAACATGGAAGCCAGTCAGAGATTGTTCTTCGAGTGAAACAAGGAGATAATCCTACATTTGGGTTCCTCATGCCTGATCATCGTCTTCATTCATACTTTAGGTATCTTGTTGATCATCAAGAACTTCTGACAATTGACAATAATGGAAATTCATCTATGGACAAGAATAGAAGTCAGGGTCTTGATCAAACAGGTGGTGCATTATCCTTGCTTGGATCTGTATATGGATCTGGAGAGGATGAGGAGGGTACAAACGAGAATACTCAGGAAGTAGAGAGAAAGGTGTGTGAGGATTCTGTTGGTGCTGCTAATAATGCTTCCATGGAAACAGAGCAAGCAGAATCTTCTTCAGATGCAGCAAAGAAGGATGGAAGCATCTCTAAAAATCCAGTATCCTCTTTGAAAGAAAAAGTTCCCGTCATAAAGCGCAATCATTCTATCAGCAATGTCAAGGCAGTAGCTGCATCTAAGGAAAAGACAAGTGATGCCTCAGATTCAGTGACTAATGCAGCGGACAAGTCACATACTCCTGTTCCTAATACAACTAAGATTAGTCTCCCTATCGTGGAACCACCATCTGACTTAAAGAGAGCTATTGAGAAGATAGCTGAGTTCATCGTAAATAATGGCAAACAGTTTGAGGCCGTTCTTGCTGAACAGGACCGTGCTCATGGAAGGTTCCCATTCCTTGTGCCGTCAAATCGATATCATACATACTATTTGAAAGTTCTTCAAACTACTGAAGAG TCTAAGTTATCAGGCAAGGTCTCCCAAAAGCAGAATTCAGCAGGTCGTGCAGGTGAAAGAAACACTGTACGCGAAGAAAGTGATAAACATTCATGTGGATCCCTGGGTTCTGATCTACCATGTGATAAGGACCGGAAGGAGAAGTTCAAGATGATTGTTGGCAGCAAGTCAAAGAAGGATGATCAAGATCAGATTCCTCAAGACAATCAGTCTCAAAATGTAGTAAGCGTGAATgcaacagcagcagcagctATTCTTCAGGCTGCCACTAGGGGTATTAAAAAACCAAATTTAGAACTCTTCAGCAAGACATCAAGCGGTAATGGCCAAGGTCTTGGAAGTGATGGTGGCCATTTGTCCAGCACTGGGAGCTTGTATTCATCTCAACTCCAGCGATTGGTTGAAAGTTCAAATCTGAAGGTAGACATAAGTGGTTCTGCCCGGGCTATTGCTGAAACAGTAGCTATTGCAGCAGCGCGGGAGGCGGACTCCTCTGAAGCACATATGACCAAAGAGGAGAAGCTGAAGGCTGATAGATTGAAACGAGCAAAAATGTTTGCAGCCATGTTAAAAAATGGAGTTGCTCCAGTTAAAAGTGAGACCACTCGGGGGTTATCAGTTGATCCCCCAGGCTCTGGACTTTCAGGTTCTGATGCTGAGGCTGGGAGTCTTGTGGGTAAAGAAAGGGAAGGAAGTTCTGTTCCATTTGATGTTGATAATTCAGATAGAAGTCAAAAGTCTGAGGAGAAGCATTCTGTTGATAATTCTGATACAAGTCACAAGTCCAAGGAAAAACTCGCCGTTGATAATAACGAGCAGCAGAAATCCAAACGGAAGTACCGGTCAAGATCTGGAAAACAGGAagtggaggaggaggaggaggaggaggaggaagaaaacACAGAAGACAAAAGGGATCACAAACAATCGAGAAAAAAGCATCGATCTCATCGATCTTCACACAGCAGCCACGACAGGCACAAGCACAAGCACAAGAGAAAACATTCCTCCTCCAAAGACAGGTATTCCCACAAAAGGCATAAGGATGACAGCTCCTCCGACGAAGAGGATCACCACTCGAGGCATCATCATAAAAAAGATAGCTCCGATGATGATAAGTATCGTTCGTCCCGGCAACGGCACAAAGAGAATAACACGTCAGACAACGAACATAGACGTTCTCGGCATCGGAATAAGCATTACAGTTCATCAGACGATGATGAGCAAAGGCATAGAAGCAGAAATGTAAAGCATAGGAGCAGATATCATGCAGAAAAGGAAAGGGACCTTGAGGAAGGGGAGATAGTAGCGAAATCAGACAAGTCAAAAGCCAAAGAGGTTGGAAGTGATAGCAGGGAGGCTTCTGTTGCAAGGGTACCATCCCAATCTCCAGAAACAACTGAGGTCTCTGATGAGCTTAGAGCCAAAATAagagccatgttgatggccAACTTGTAA
- the LOC107496341 gene encoding uncharacterized protein LOC107496341 isoform X4, which produces MFVSKHGSQSEIVLRVKQGDNPTFGFLMPDHRLHSYFRYLVDHQELLTIDNNGNSSMDKNRSQGLDQTGGALSLLGSVYGSGEDEEGTNENTQEVERKVCEDSVGAANNASMETEQAESSSDAAKKDGSISKNPVSSLKEKVPVIKRNHSISNVKAVAASKEKTSDASDSVTNAADKSHTPVPNTTKISLPIVEPPSDLKRAIEKIAEFIVNNGKQFEAVLAEQDRAHGRFPFLVPSNRYHTYYLKVLQTTEESKLSGKVSQKQNSAGRAGERNTVREESDKHSCGSLGSDLPCDKDRKEKFKMIVGSKSKKDDQDQIPQDNQSQNVVSVNATAAAAILQAATRGIKKPNLELFSKTSSGNGQGLGSDGGHLSSTGSLYSSQLQRLVESSNLKVDISGSARAIAETVAIAAAREADSSEAHMTKEEKLKADRLKRAKMFAAMLKNGVAPVKSETTRGLSVDPPGSGLSGSDAEAGSLVGKEREGSSVPFDVDNSDRSQKSEEKHSVDNSDTSHKSKEKLAVDNNEQQKSKRKYRSRSGKQEVEEEEEEEEEENTEDKRDHKQSRKKHRSHRSSHSSHDRHKHKHKRKHSSSKDRYSHKRHKDDSSSDEEDHHSRHHHKKDSSDDDKYRSSRQRHKENNTSDNEHRRSRHRNKHYSSSDDDEQRHRSRNVKHRSRYHAEKERDLEEGEIVAKSDKSKAKEVGSDSREASVARVPSQSPETTEVSDELRAKIRAMLMANL; this is translated from the exons ATGTTTGTCAGCAAACATGGAAGCCAGTCAGAGATTGTTCTTCGAGTGAAACAAGGAGATAATCCTACATTTGGGTTCCTCATGCCTGATCATCGTCTTCATTCATACTTTAGGTATCTTGTTGATCATCAAGAACTTCTGACAATTGACAATAATGGAAATTCATCTATGGACAAGAATAGAAGTCAGGGTCTTGATCAAACAGGTGGTGCATTATCCTTGCTTGGATCTGTATATGGATCTGGAGAGGATGAGGAGGGTACAAACGAGAATACTCAGGAAGTAGAGAGAAAGGTGTGTGAGGATTCTGTTGGTGCTGCTAATAATGCTTCCATGGAAACAGAGCAAGCAGAATCTTCTTCAGATGCAGCAAAGAAGGATGGAAGCATCTCTAAAAATCCAGTATCCTCTTTGAAAGAAAAAGTTCCCGTCATAAAGCGCAATCATTCTATCAGCAATGTCAAGGCAGTAGCTGCATCTAAGGAAAAGACAAGTGATGCCTCAGATTCAGTGACTAATGCAGCGGACAAGTCACATACTCCTGTTCCTAATACAACTAAGATTAGTCTCCCTATCGTGGAACCACCATCTGACTTAAAGAGAGCTATTGAGAAGATAGCTGAGTTCATCGTAAATAATGGCAAACAGTTTGAGGCCGTTCTTGCTGAACAGGACCGTGCTCATGGAAGGTTCCCATTCCTTGTGCCGTCAAATCGATATCATACATACTATTTGAAAGTTCTTCAAACTACTGAAGAG TCTAAGTTATCAGGCAAGGTCTCCCAAAAGCAGAATTCAGCAGGTCGTGCAGGTGAAAGAAACACTGTACGCGAAGAAAGTGATAAACATTCATGTGGATCCCTGGGTTCTGATCTACCATGTGATAAGGACCGGAAGGAGAAGTTCAAGATGATTGTTGGCAGCAAGTCAAAGAAGGATGATCAAGATCAGATTCCTCAAGACAATCAGTCTCAAAATGTAGTAAGCGTGAATgcaacagcagcagcagctATTCTTCAGGCTGCCACTAGGGGTATTAAAAAACCAAATTTAGAACTCTTCAGCAAGACATCAAGCGGTAATGGCCAAGGTCTTGGAAGTGATGGTGGCCATTTGTCCAGCACTGGGAGCTTGTATTCATCTCAACTCCAGCGATTGGTTGAAAGTTCAAATCTGAAGGTAGACATAAGTGGTTCTGCCCGGGCTATTGCTGAAACAGTAGCTATTGCAGCAGCGCGGGAGGCGGACTCCTCTGAAGCACATATGACCAAAGAGGAGAAGCTGAAGGCTGATAGATTGAAACGAGCAAAAATGTTTGCAGCCATGTTAAAAAATGGAGTTGCTCCAGTTAAAAGTGAGACCACTCGGGGGTTATCAGTTGATCCCCCAGGCTCTGGACTTTCAGGTTCTGATGCTGAGGCTGGGAGTCTTGTGGGTAAAGAAAGGGAAGGAAGTTCTGTTCCATTTGATGTTGATAATTCAGATAGAAGTCAAAAGTCTGAGGAGAAGCATTCTGTTGATAATTCTGATACAAGTCACAAGTCCAAGGAAAAACTCGCCGTTGATAATAACGAGCAGCAGAAATCCAAACGGAAGTACCGGTCAAGATCTGGAAAACAGGAagtggaggaggaggaggaggaggaggaggaagaaaacACAGAAGACAAAAGGGATCACAAACAATCGAGAAAAAAGCATCGATCTCATCGATCTTCACACAGCAGCCACGACAGGCACAAGCACAAGCACAAGAGAAAACATTCCTCCTCCAAAGACAGGTATTCCCACAAAAGGCATAAGGATGACAGCTCCTCCGACGAAGAGGATCACCACTCGAGGCATCATCATAAAAAAGATAGCTCCGATGATGATAAGTATCGTTCGTCCCGGCAACGGCACAAAGAGAATAACACGTCAGACAACGAACATAGACGTTCTCGGCATCGGAATAAGCATTACAGTTCATCAGACGATGATGAGCAAAGGCATAGAAGCAGAAATGTAAAGCATAGGAGCAGATATCATGCAGAAAAGGAAAGGGACCTTGAGGAAGGGGAGATAGTAGCGAAATCAGACAAGTCAAAAGCCAAAGAGGTTGGAAGTGATAGCAGGGAGGCTTCTGTTGCAAGGGTACCATCCCAATCTCCAGAAACAACTGAGGTCTCTGATGAGCTTAGAGCCAAAATAagagccatgttgatggccAACTTGTAA
- the LOC107496306 gene encoding probable WRKY transcription factor 31, whose product MINMETAWNNDNDDGIDMMDKSSHHHHYHHHDHDHPHSSFTDLHHHHHHHHQVIDEMDFFAENKNKNDNNNIHDNIQDDNDNNDHDHDEMVHSSMELHVDTSLDLRMKNTDSNSSSMEPSETMDDKKSNDLGLLAELQHVNAENQRLRDLIEELNNNYNTLHMQLINLMQQRDQNHAMKQDIEDKSKKEDMVARTFLDMGVAGFGEKDNDPSQQSSDIKLGRGESKSMVELMEHCNNNNNN is encoded by the exons ATGATCAACATGGAAACCGCATggaataatgataatgatgatggcATTGACATGATGGATAAGTctagtcatcatcatcattatcatcatcatgatcatgATCATCCACATTCTTCCTTCACTGAcctacatcatcatcatcatcaccatcatcaggTCATTGATGAGATGGATTTCTTCGCtgagaacaagaacaaaaatgaTAACAACAACATCCATGACAATATCCaagatgataatgataataatgatcATGATCATGATGAAATGGTGCACAGTTCTATGGAGCTTCATGTAGAt ACTAGCTTAGATCTTCGTATGAAGAACACAGATAGCAATAGCTCATCAATGGAACCATCAGAAACTATGGATGACAAGAAGAGTAATGAT ttAGGATTGCTAGCAGAATTGCAACACGTGAATGCTGAAAATCAAAGATTGAGAGATCTTATTGAAGAACTTAACAATAACTATAACACCTTACACATGCAACTTATCAACCTCATGCAGCAAAGGGATCAAAATCATGCG ATGAAGCAAGACATAGAGGACAAAAGTAAGAAGGAAGATATGGTGGCAAGAACATTCCTAGACATGGGTGTTGCTGGCTTTGGTGAAAAGGATAATGATCCTTCTCAACAATCTTCAGATATCAAACTTGGAAGAGGAGAAA